In Osmerus mordax isolate fOsmMor3 chromosome 23, fOsmMor3.pri, whole genome shotgun sequence, one DNA window encodes the following:
- the bcl6b gene encoding B-cell CLL/lymphoma 6 member B protein, which yields MSKMQVVEGYRVSGRREVVAETAAEGYVKEFTRHSSDVLLNLNELRHRNILTDATLLVGTTHLRAHCAVLIACSGFFYSLYSRRVSAPGWDGHAPRGCDPAMTLSLPDSLEPTCVSLLLDFMYTSRLPLTRPTVPGVLAVATYLQMDHVADACRAFMLDSESMCATPPRSELDSRVSPACVTPQGGTLAMPRVNGRVPRPQLLAEAESRVHPADLARIPGDSLASMKPGTFLICQSRSQELKLEPESPRLGSPTPSPDSPSRSSCQPNSPAESNTCNLSNHILSETKPTPDPKACNWKTKPTSDPKACNWKKYKYIVLNPLCAVTTVKEEGPEEGQQQAVHTPTSDRMDVVQKPPGEAWPGDELSLQDRQGRASCCDVAGRVLPPVPIHLVPLEHRPTPKEPPAARRCQHPIKCESYCLPLCYSGNVGGTKPVCTGDKPYRCDVCGAQFNRPANLKTHSRIHSGEKPYRCDTCGARFVQVAHLRAHVLIHTGEKPYPCHTCGTRFRHLQTLKSHLRIHTGEKPYTCEKCDLHFRHKSQLRLHLRQKHGAVTNTKIRYKVLADPYQPIPQAC from the exons aTGAGCAAGATGCAGGTGGTGGAAGGATACAGGGTCAGCGGCAGGCGTGAGGTGGTGGCCGAGACAGCGGCGGAGGGATACGTGAAGGAGTTCACGCGGCACTCCAGTGATGTGCTGCTGAACTTAAATGAGCTCAGGCACCGGAACATTCTGACGGACGCCACCCTCTTGGTTGGCACCACCCATTTGCGGGCACACTGTGCAGTTCTCATCGCCTGCAG tGGGTTCTTCTACTCCCTCTACTCACGGCGCGTGTCTGCCCCTGGGTGGGACGGCCACGCGCCCAGAGGATGCGATCCAGCCatgaccctgtctctccctgactccctgGAGCCCACCTgcgtgtctctcctcctggacTTCATGTACACCTCCCGCCTGCCGCTCACCCGGCCCACTGTCCCCGGCGTGCTCGCCGTCGCCACTTACCTGCAGATGGACCACGTGGCGGACGCCTGCAGGGCCTTCATGCTGGACAG cgAGAGTATGTGTGCGACGCCTCCCCGGTCGGAGCTGGACTCCAGGGTGTCTCCAGCCTGCGTCACCCCTCAGGGAGGAACCCTGGCCATGCCCCGGGTTAACGGGAGAGTACCCCGGCCCCAGCTGTTGGCTGAGGCCGAGAGCCGTGTGCATCCTGCTGACTTGGCcag GATCCCAGGAGACAGCCTGGCCTCCATGAAGCCAGGGACTTTCCTGATCTGCCAGTCCAGGTCACAGGAGCTGAAACTGGAGCCTGAGTCACCCCGTCTGgggtcccccaccccctcccctgacaGCCCCTCCCGCTCCAGCTGCCAGCCCAACTCTCCTGCTGAGTCAAACACCTGCAACCTGTCCAACCACATACTG AGCGAGACCAAGCCCACCCCAGACCCGAAAGCCTGCAACTGGAAGACCAAGCCCACTTCAGACCCGAAAGCCTGCAACTGGAAGAAGTACAAGTACATTGTCCTCAACCCTCTTTGTGCCGTAACCACGGTAAAGGAGGAGGGGCCAGAGGAGGGGCAACAGCAGGCTGTCCACACTCCGACTTCCGATAGGATGGACGTGGTGCAAAAACCACCTGGGGAGGCGTGGCCTGGGGACGAGCTCAGCCTacaagacag GCAGGGGCGGGCCTCCTGTTGTGATGTCGCTGGCCGAGTTCTTCCCCCGGTGCCCATCCACCTTGTCCCATTGGAGCACAGACCCACACCCAAGGAGCCACCAGCTGCCCGTCGCTGTCAACACCCAATCAAGTGCGAGAGCTACTGTTTGCCTCTGTGTTACTCTGGCAACGTGGGCGGGACCAAGCCGGTCTGCACAG GTGATAAACCATATCGCTGCGACGTATGTGGCGCCCAGTTTAACCGCCCAGCCAACCTGAAGACTCACTCTCGGATCCACTCTGGAGAGAAGCCGTACCGCTGCGACACGTGCGGGGCACGATTCGTTCAg gtTGCCCACCTACGAGCCCACGTTCTGATCCACACGGGGGAGAAGCCGTACCCCTGCCACACATGTGGAACTCGCTTCCGTCACCTGCAGACCCTGAAGAGTCACCTCCgtatccacacaggagagaaaccttacACT TGTGAGAAATGTGACCTTCACTTCCGCCACAAGAGCCAGCTCCGCCTACACCTAAGACAGAAGCATGGCGCTGTCACTAACACCAAGATCCGCTACAAGGTCCTGGCCGACCCCTACCAGCCAATCCCACAAGCCTGTTAA